In Glandiceps talaboti chromosome 6, keGlaTala1.1, whole genome shotgun sequence, one DNA window encodes the following:
- the LOC144436515 gene encoding MAM and LDL-receptor class A domain-containing protein 1-like, whose amino-acid sequence MCSFVNDTKNDFDWSSQKAVDVTNGPDKDHSFNSENDYFLYLEVTSETGSGKIARLLSPQLGATDVNGKCLLFWYYTTGSIGKFTVYVNYTSEFPGEQPYWVLEGSSTNDWLRGFVPVVSTVEYNIIFEIVSSDSSGAIAIDDVRFTTDYCDISPSSAVPPPMPLPKTATPSPPASSTYDCTFEFNMCSWTQSTTVTDDVELVLTKAKNNEDHGPVTDHTTGTGDGSYIYVETESRSTDDVAQIISDVIAGTSQSCVTFWYHIYGTHVNTLNIYKNETGDITTRTKIWTRQGNQLDEWLYGSVHLSSPNSFQIIFEAESGSGHHGDIALDDITFNDGDCPNSPHYSFECDFEGEGSKAWCGWENEPGSDVPWKLGTGATRDHPEIGPPVDSTTRTEFGHYIYVDASEMEEGQYGSVNSPGIIQWDSKSVKKCVIFYYHHWHDAGTMAVYKEYDYQGVTYRRLFAAAIGFTWGNNWVRAGSPLSYYETPNVPFKWIYENWVGASEKGDMALDDLYVKDGNCPGRG is encoded by the exons ATGTGTTCGTTTGTAAACGACACTAAAAATGATTTTGATTGGTCAAGTCAGAAAGCTGTCGATGTTACCAATGGACCAGATAAAGACCATAGTTTTAATAGTGAAAACG ATTATTTTCTATACCTGGAAGTGACAAGTGAAACTGGAAGTGGTAAGATAGCAAGGCTACTAAGTCCCCAATTAGGTGCAACAGACGTCAACGGAAAATGTTTGCTTTTCTG GTACTATACAACCGGTTCCATTGGTAAATttacagtatatgtaaattacacatcAGAGTTTCCAGGAGAGCAGCCATATTGGGTATTGGAAGGAAGTTCAACAAATGATTGGTTGAGAGGATTTGTCCCAGTTGTTAGCACTGTTGAGTACAAC aTTATCTTTGAAATAGTGAGTTCGGACAGCAGTGGTGCTATCGCTATTGATGACGTCAGATTTACAACTGATTATTGTGATATTTCTCCTTCGTCAGCAGTACCTCCACCAATGCCATTACCTAAAACTGCGACGCCTTCACCACCAG CTTCTAGTACATATGATTGTACCTTTGAGTTCAACATGTGTTCATGGACTCAGTCAACTACTGTAACAGACGATGTTGAGTTGGTTCTAACTAAAGCCAAAAACAATGAAGACCATGGACCAGTCACAGATCATACAACGGGCACAG GTGATGGTTCTTATATCTATGTGGAAACTGAGTCTCGGTCTACTGATGACGTTGCACAAATAATTAGTGACGTCATAGCTGGAACTAGCCAATCTTGTGTAACATTTTGGTATCACATCTATGGTACACATGTGAATACACTTAATATTTACAAGAATGAGACTGGTGACATAACTACCAGAACAAAAATTTGGACTAGACAGGGAAACCAACTAGACGAATGGCTCTATGGTTCTGTTCACCTTTCATCACCAAACAGTTTCCAG ATAATCTTTGAAGCAGAAAGTGGAAGTGGTCACCATGGAGACATAGCTTTGGACGATATAACGTTCAATGATGGAGACTGCCCAAATTCAC CCCACTATAGTTTTGAATGTGACTTTGAGGGCGAGGGCTCCAAAGCATGGTGTGGATGGGAGAATGAACCTGGAAGTGATGTACCATGGAAGCTAGGAACTGGTGCTACCAGGGACCATCCTGAAATTGGGCCTCCCGTTGATAGCACAACGAGAACTGAATTCG GTCACTATATCTATGTTGACGCCAGTGAAATGGAGGAAGGTCAATATGGGTCAGTCAATTCACCAGGAATAATACAATGGGATAGCAAATCCGttaaaaaatgtgttatattttattatcatcattGGCATGATGCAGGCACTATGGCTGTATATAAAGAG TATGACTACCAAGGTGTCACATACAGACGTTTGTTTGCAGCTGCTATTGGTTTTACCTGGGGTAATAATTGGGTGCGTGCTGGAAGCCCCCTCAGTTACTATGAAACCCCTAATGTACCCTTTAAATGGATTTACGAAAATTGGGTTGGAGCGAGTGAGAAAGGTGACATGGCTCTGGATGATCTATACGTTAAAGATGGGAACTGTCCAGGCAGAGGTTAG
- the LOC144436517 gene encoding MAM domain-containing protein 2-like: MKSDNSKIGDGFTCDFETDMCGMTNDEGNPSDWVRNQGATPTANTGPSYDHTTGASGGYYVFASAVGVGSLHRAKIFTKTYSSTTNSCLKFWYHMYGKDCGFLSIIVKDVDNGIDTTVWKRWFNKGNQWLQGEANLESAGSYQMRTKDVQKR, translated from the exons ATGAAGTCAGATAACTCAA AAATAGGAGATGGTTTTACATGTGATTTTGAGACGGACATGTGTGGAATGACTAACGATGAGGGCAATCCATCTGACTGGGTTAGAAATCAAGGTGCAACACCAACAGCGAACACCGGTCCATCCTATGATCACACAACGGGGGCAAGTGGAG GCTACTACGTCTTTGCCAGTGCAGTGGGCGTTGGTTCATTACATAGAGCCAAAATATTCACCAAGACATACAGTTCTACAACCAATAGTTGTCTTAAATTCTGGTATCATATGTATGGTAAGGACTGTGGATTTCTCTCAATCATTGTGAAAGATGTTGATAATGGAATTGACACGACGGTATGGAAACGATGGTTTAATAAGGGTAACCAGTGGTTACAAGGTGAAGCCAACTTGGAAAGTGCGGGGTCATATCAG ATGCGCACCAAAGATGTGCAGAAAAGATAA
- the LOC144436057 gene encoding uncharacterized protein LOC144436057, protein MRSRQYKMMKRREAKLIEEERTVWKDVRAELMSDEEVEEDGTVNVWLPKWRTRELNAIIDRLNARLKKCPKTSKLMKRRTYVGTSTRERPSRPYPIALVSHA, encoded by the exons ATGAGGAGTAGACAGTACAAG ATGATGAAAAGACGAGAGGCAAAACTGATTGAGGAGGAAAGGACTGTGTGGAAGGACGTTAGAGCTGAACTGATGAGCGATGAAGAAGTAGAGGAGGATGGTACAGTGAATGTGTGGCTGCCGAAATGGCGTACACGTGAATTAAATGCCATTATAGACAGACTGAATGCACGTTTGAAAAAGTGTCCAAAAACTTCAAAGTTAATGAAAAGGCGAACATATGTTGGAACTTCAACGAGAGAAAGGCCTTCGAGGCCGTATCCCATCGCTCTAGTTAGTCATGCCTGA